A single window of Oreochromis aureus strain Israel breed Guangdong linkage group 5, ZZ_aureus, whole genome shotgun sequence DNA harbors:
- the LOC116333923 gene encoding proline-rich extensin-like protein EPR1 isoform X2, whose product MKKGSLNFLGRKSHSLFDTNVKMKEMDNAELVLGSSATPESGTASVRARPTVKHYPSSSESFHGFAVPTPKVPLLPPVNGPKINGSVGGDLLSNGSVTSVPNLDKGEIFVPPPPSVAPPPPPSDFIPPPPDFLGDLNTLDPATLQPPSMPAPNPPSVEPKDLSFLKPPPMAPPKPPSTTSTGSASSIPISSPPSAQIPEHPKFAAPQPPTERQQKTQKKPPPKPIRISSVSNSDSPPQTPAPPPPVQTPTLSTFNPQNTAKVYTAPKTSFFNVLEDRDKKPKHMLLLEDSGSSSSGPVLVQVDGNAPKVPTLSKPVPNVKELEENLQVAQPSESTPFEQKTVTKTETKTKAKTETISVQPEITNPVQPPLQKSLQLDEVDNTLINLETSKDKLGENQIPKAESPKAENSREYQSPAPVKPGEYQSATPVKPGEYQSPAPVKPGEYQSPTPVKPGEYQSPTPVKPGRYQNPNQKYSPILDHKLRSLKGSETHGARDGHAASPLALLKAAKEREKNRTTHSISRENSGKNNEQPSIHSSDLPSSGSSAVKLTEKILPETPKSFSPVDRPQTNDAPETSSSHALVNGQAPSTSPALSRIIETPTVSKKAEERQNAYQSSSLSQTPKPEGNKDGFSMPLLPPPPEFDDLNKIMDLPPSIIPPDPPTKKAPSPPVTSLSPASVQYPLNKTQPSASPPSSVPPPPLKTAPTASVPPPPLKTAPTASVPPPPPKTAPPASVPPPPPKTAPPGSVPPPPLKTAPTVSIPPPPLNPQPPNVQPKAQVQTKPKPDSTQPARTLEQRHFDLQCILKKKLEEMAPKMSHQKEDVEPSSDEWEANDQLKSPTTKYHQKAATLDMRELQRKVDKKYSDNSSTKVFSSNGPKSKYQHGMTFTVRPGTKNPITYHE is encoded by the exons ATGAAGAAGGGGTCGCTGAATTTTCTGGGTCGAAAGAGTCATTCTCTTTTCGACACCAATGTCAAAATGAAGGAGATGG acAATGCAGAGTTGGTCCTGGGGTCATCTGCAACTCCTGAGTCAGGGACTGCGAGCGTGCGGGCCAGACCCACAGTAAAGCATTATCCT TCCTCGTCTGAGAGTTTCCACGGCTTTGCTGTCCCAACGCCAAAAGTCCCTCTCCTCCCCCCTGTCAATGGTCCAAAGATCAACGGTTCAG TTGGTGGAGATCTGTTGTCCAATGGCTCCGTTACTTCAGTGCCTAACCTTGATAAAGGAGAAATATttgttcctcctcctccttctgtaGCACCTCCACCACCTCCAAGTGATTTTATTCCACCTCCACCAGACTTCCTGGGTGATTTAAACACTCTAGATCCAGCAACCCTACAGCCTCCTTCCATGCCCGCACCAAACCCTCCTTCAGTAGAACCAAAGGATTTATCGTTCCTAAAACCACCACCAATGGCTCCACCAAAGCCTCCGTCTACCACTTCTACTGGCTCTGCATCATCCATACCCATCTCTAGTCCGCCGTCAGCTCAAATTCCAGAGCATCCAAAATTTGCTGCCCCACAGCCCCCTACTGAAAGGCAACAGAAGACTCAGAAGAAACCTCCTCCAAAGCCCATTAGAATTTCCTCAGTCTCCAACTCTGACTCCCCCCCACAGACTCCTGCACCACCACCCCCTGTGCAGACACCCACATTGTCCACCTTCAATccccaaaacacagcaaaggttTACACTGCTCCTAAAACCTCATTTTTCAATGTGCTTGAAGACCGTGACAAAAAACCTAAGCACATGTTACTCCTGGAAGATTCTGGGTCTTCCAGCTCTGGCCCTGTTCTTGTTCAGGTGGATGGCAATGCTCCCAAAGTGCCTACACTATCTAAACCAGTTCCCAATGTAAAGGAGCTGGAGGAGAATTTACAAGTTGCCCAACCTTCTGAATCTACCCCATTTGAGCAAAAGACAGTGACTAAGACAGAGACTAAGACAAAGGCTAAAACAGAGACAATTTCAGTGCAACCAGAAATAACCAACCCAGTGCAGCCACCGCTTCAGAAGTCTCTACAGCTTGATGAAGTTGACAATACTCTGATTAATTTAGAGACCAGCAAGGACAAACTTGGAGAGAACCAAATTCCAAAAGCAGAAAgtccaaaagcagaaaattCTA GAGAGTACCAAAGTCCAGCCCCAGTCAAACCAGGAGAGTACCAGAGTGCAACCCCAGTCAAACCAGGAGAGTACCAAAGTCCAGCCCCAGTCAAACCAGGAGAGTACCAAAGTCCAACCCCAGTCAAACCTGGAGAGTACCAAAGTCCAACCCCAGTCAAACCTGGGCGGTATCAAAATCCAAACCAGAAATACAGTCCGATATTGGATCATAAACTACGTAGCCTGAAAGGAAGTGAAACCCACGGAGCACGAGACGGCCATGCGGCTTCTCCACTGGCTCTTCTAAAGGCAgctaaagaaagagagaaaaacagaacgACGCACTCTATTTCACGGGAAAACAGTGGAAAGAACAATGAGCAGCCAAGTATTCACTCAAGTGACCTTCCAAGTTCTGGCTCTTCAGCTGTAAAATTGACAGAAAAAATATTACCAGAGACTCCAAAATCCTTCAGTCCAGTAGACCGTCCACAAACAAATGATGCTCCTGAAACTTCAAGCAGTCATGCACTGGTCAATGGTCAGGCACCATCTACCAGTCCAGCTCTCAGCAGGATCATAGAAACCCCTACTGTTAGCAAAAAAGCAGAGGAGAGACAAAATGCATATCAAAGCAGCTCACTGTCTCAGACTCCAAAACCTGAGGGCAATAAAGATGGGTTCAGCATGCCATTACTGCCTCCACCACCagagtttgatgatttaaacaAAATTATGGACCTGCCACCTTCCATCATTCCACCGGACCCTCCCACAAAAAAGGCACCATCACCACCTGTAACCTCTCTTTCTCCTGCCTCAGTTCAGTATCCTTTGAATAAGACACAGCCCTCTGCAAGTCCTCCCTCTTCagttccacctcctcctctgaaGACAGCACCCACAGCTTCagttccacctcctcctctgaaGACAGCACCCACAGCTTCagttccacctcctcctccgaAGACAGCACCTCCAGCTTCagttccacctcctcctccaaagACAGCACCTCCAGGTTCagttccacctcctcctctaaAAACAGCACCTACAGTTTCAattccacctcctcctctgaaCCCCCAACCTCCTAATGTCCAACCAAAGGCACAAGTCCAGACAAAACCCAAGCCAGACTCCACTCAGCCAGCACGCACTCTGGAACAAAGACATTTTGATCTCCAGTGCATCCTAAAAAAGAAGCTGGAGGAAATGGCCCCCAAAATGTCCCACCAAAAGGAAGACGTAGAGCCTTCCTCTGATGAATGGGAGGCCAATGACCAGCTGAAATCACCAACTACCAAATATCACCAGAAAGCAGCAACTCTGGACATGAGGGAGCTGCAGCGTAAAGTGGACAAAAAATATTCAGATAACTCGTCAACAAAAGTTTTCAGCAG caaTGGACCGAAGTCTAAATATCAACATGGTATGACTTTCACAGTTCGGCCTGGAACCAAAAATCCTATTACTTATCATGAATAG
- the LOC116333923 gene encoding pollen-specific leucine-rich repeat extensin-like protein 1 isoform X1, translated as MKKGSLNFLGRKSHSLFDTNVKMKEMDNAELVLGSSATPESGTASVRARPTVKHYPSSSESFHGFAVPTPKVPLLPPVNGPKINGSVGGDLLSNGSVTSVPNLDKGEIFVPPPPSVAPPPPPSDFIPPPPDFLGDLNTLDPATLQPPSMPAPNPPSVEPKDLSFLKPPPMAPPKPPSTTSTGSASSIPISSPPSAQIPEHPKFAAPQPPTERQQKTQKKPPPKPIRISSVSNSDSPPQTPAPPPPVQTPTLSTFNPQNTAKVYTAPKTSFFNVLEDRDKKPKHMLLLEDSGSSSSGPVLVQVDGNAPKVPTLSKPVPNVKELEENLQVAQPSESTPFEQKTVTKTETKTKAKTETISVQPEITNPVQPPLQKSLQLDEVDNTLINLETSKDKLGENQIPKAESPKAENSREYQSPAPVKPGEYQSPAPVKPGEYQSATPVKPGEYQSPAPVKPGEYQSPTPVKPGEYQSPTPVKPGRYQNPNQKYSPILDHKLRSLKGSETHGARDGHAASPLALLKAAKEREKNRTTHSISRENSGKNNEQPSIHSSDLPSSGSSAVKLTEKILPETPKSFSPVDRPQTNDAPETSSSHALVNGQAPSTSPALSRIIETPTVSKKAEERQNAYQSSSLSQTPKPEGNKDGFSMPLLPPPPEFDDLNKIMDLPPSIIPPDPPTKKAPSPPVTSLSPASVQYPLNKTQPSASPPSSVPPPPLKTAPTASVPPPPLKTAPTASVPPPPPKTAPPASVPPPPPKTAPPGSVPPPPLKTAPTVSIPPPPLNPQPPNVQPKAQVQTKPKPDSTQPARTLEQRHFDLQCILKKKLEEMAPKMSHQKEDVEPSSDEWEANDQLKSPTTKYHQKAATLDMRELQRKVDKKYSDNSSTKVFSSNGPKSKYQHGMTFTVRPGTKNPITYHE; from the exons ATGAAGAAGGGGTCGCTGAATTTTCTGGGTCGAAAGAGTCATTCTCTTTTCGACACCAATGTCAAAATGAAGGAGATGG acAATGCAGAGTTGGTCCTGGGGTCATCTGCAACTCCTGAGTCAGGGACTGCGAGCGTGCGGGCCAGACCCACAGTAAAGCATTATCCT TCCTCGTCTGAGAGTTTCCACGGCTTTGCTGTCCCAACGCCAAAAGTCCCTCTCCTCCCCCCTGTCAATGGTCCAAAGATCAACGGTTCAG TTGGTGGAGATCTGTTGTCCAATGGCTCCGTTACTTCAGTGCCTAACCTTGATAAAGGAGAAATATttgttcctcctcctccttctgtaGCACCTCCACCACCTCCAAGTGATTTTATTCCACCTCCACCAGACTTCCTGGGTGATTTAAACACTCTAGATCCAGCAACCCTACAGCCTCCTTCCATGCCCGCACCAAACCCTCCTTCAGTAGAACCAAAGGATTTATCGTTCCTAAAACCACCACCAATGGCTCCACCAAAGCCTCCGTCTACCACTTCTACTGGCTCTGCATCATCCATACCCATCTCTAGTCCGCCGTCAGCTCAAATTCCAGAGCATCCAAAATTTGCTGCCCCACAGCCCCCTACTGAAAGGCAACAGAAGACTCAGAAGAAACCTCCTCCAAAGCCCATTAGAATTTCCTCAGTCTCCAACTCTGACTCCCCCCCACAGACTCCTGCACCACCACCCCCTGTGCAGACACCCACATTGTCCACCTTCAATccccaaaacacagcaaaggttTACACTGCTCCTAAAACCTCATTTTTCAATGTGCTTGAAGACCGTGACAAAAAACCTAAGCACATGTTACTCCTGGAAGATTCTGGGTCTTCCAGCTCTGGCCCTGTTCTTGTTCAGGTGGATGGCAATGCTCCCAAAGTGCCTACACTATCTAAACCAGTTCCCAATGTAAAGGAGCTGGAGGAGAATTTACAAGTTGCCCAACCTTCTGAATCTACCCCATTTGAGCAAAAGACAGTGACTAAGACAGAGACTAAGACAAAGGCTAAAACAGAGACAATTTCAGTGCAACCAGAAATAACCAACCCAGTGCAGCCACCGCTTCAGAAGTCTCTACAGCTTGATGAAGTTGACAATACTCTGATTAATTTAGAGACCAGCAAGGACAAACTTGGAGAGAACCAAATTCCAAAAGCAGAAAgtccaaaagcagaaaattCTAGAGAGTACCAAAGTCCAGCCCCAGTCAAACCAGGAGAGTACCAAAGTCCAGCCCCAGTCAAACCAGGAGAGTACCAGAGTGCAACCCCAGTCAAACCAGGAGAGTACCAAAGTCCAGCCCCAGTCAAACCAGGAGAGTACCAAAGTCCAACCCCAGTCAAACCTGGAGAGTACCAAAGTCCAACCCCAGTCAAACCTGGGCGGTATCAAAATCCAAACCAGAAATACAGTCCGATATTGGATCATAAACTACGTAGCCTGAAAGGAAGTGAAACCCACGGAGCACGAGACGGCCATGCGGCTTCTCCACTGGCTCTTCTAAAGGCAgctaaagaaagagagaaaaacagaacgACGCACTCTATTTCACGGGAAAACAGTGGAAAGAACAATGAGCAGCCAAGTATTCACTCAAGTGACCTTCCAAGTTCTGGCTCTTCAGCTGTAAAATTGACAGAAAAAATATTACCAGAGACTCCAAAATCCTTCAGTCCAGTAGACCGTCCACAAACAAATGATGCTCCTGAAACTTCAAGCAGTCATGCACTGGTCAATGGTCAGGCACCATCTACCAGTCCAGCTCTCAGCAGGATCATAGAAACCCCTACTGTTAGCAAAAAAGCAGAGGAGAGACAAAATGCATATCAAAGCAGCTCACTGTCTCAGACTCCAAAACCTGAGGGCAATAAAGATGGGTTCAGCATGCCATTACTGCCTCCACCACCagagtttgatgatttaaacaAAATTATGGACCTGCCACCTTCCATCATTCCACCGGACCCTCCCACAAAAAAGGCACCATCACCACCTGTAACCTCTCTTTCTCCTGCCTCAGTTCAGTATCCTTTGAATAAGACACAGCCCTCTGCAAGTCCTCCCTCTTCagttccacctcctcctctgaaGACAGCACCCACAGCTTCagttccacctcctcctctgaaGACAGCACCCACAGCTTCagttccacctcctcctccgaAGACAGCACCTCCAGCTTCagttccacctcctcctccaaagACAGCACCTCCAGGTTCagttccacctcctcctctaaAAACAGCACCTACAGTTTCAattccacctcctcctctgaaCCCCCAACCTCCTAATGTCCAACCAAAGGCACAAGTCCAGACAAAACCCAAGCCAGACTCCACTCAGCCAGCACGCACTCTGGAACAAAGACATTTTGATCTCCAGTGCATCCTAAAAAAGAAGCTGGAGGAAATGGCCCCCAAAATGTCCCACCAAAAGGAAGACGTAGAGCCTTCCTCTGATGAATGGGAGGCCAATGACCAGCTGAAATCACCAACTACCAAATATCACCAGAAAGCAGCAACTCTGGACATGAGGGAGCTGCAGCGTAAAGTGGACAAAAAATATTCAGATAACTCGTCAACAAAAGTTTTCAGCAG caaTGGACCGAAGTCTAAATATCAACATGGTATGACTTTCACAGTTCGGCCTGGAACCAAAAATCCTATTACTTATCATGAATAG